TGTGCCTAAATCAAGTCCTCCATGGTCATCAGAACCACCTGTAAAGGATATAAAGTCTCTTCTTCTTTTGTTAAAACCATACTTATTTGCCAATCTTTCAATCACATCTTTTTGACTAAAATAATTTGCAATTTTTTCTGTAATCTGAGAAGAAGTCTTAGACCTTGTGCCGTTTAAAATTTCCCAATTGTCAAATAAAAGTCCTAACTTTTCAATGTGTGATTTTGTAAGCTTTCCATCCATGTTGTACAGAGGATGGGAAAGTATATGAGTGATATTATTTTTTTGTAAGTAATCAACAAGCTCGTATATATTTCCTCTAACTTTTTGAATATCTTGATGAATTTTTTCGTTTATATCTATGGCTATTACGTGGATTTTTGCTCTATCTTCCGGAAAGTAGGTTGTGATCTCTTCTGATATAAATACATTTGGCAAGTGTGCGATTTCTAAACAACCATCTATTGTGTCGTGGTCGGTAATTGTAAATAAGGTCATTCCTCTTTCTTTTAATTTTTCATAAACTTTTTTGGGCTTGACATAGCTTTCACTTATTTTAAGTTTATTAGAAAGATAACCACCAGGCTTGTTTGAAGCTTCTGAGTGTAAATGTAGGTCAACTTTAATCATTTTTGCCTCCTTATCAGAGATTGATTAAAGGATACATTAAAAGTGTTAGAGAATTATTAAGGTTTTGTTAAATTTTGATAATTTGACCTAAGAACCTTTCTAAGATTATATTATCTTGAATTTTCTTCCTTTCCTTTAAACATTCTAAAGCTTCATCTGTTCCAATATTCTGCAGTGCTTTGGCTATCTCTATAAGCTCATAAGTATCCCTCTTATCAAAAAGCATTTTACAAAGCTTAGGAACAGCTTTTTTGGTTTTTCTTTTGCCAAGGATTTCTATAGCAACCATTCTATTTTGTGTTATTGGATTATTAAGTGCAAGAATAAGTTTATCATCGTAGTCTAATTGAGTAAAAAAGCTTACATCTGCTTTACAATAAGGACAGATTTTGTCATTTTCTTGAATTTCCTTCCAGCAGTAAGGACAAAACCAATGTATCATTTAGAAAGTGAGCGGTGGGATGTTTTTTCTTTTATTTTATCTCAAATCTTGAAGATGTATGTATTCAAAATCTTTGCCTTTTAATGTCTTGACGATTAATTTTATTTTGTCTTCATCTATGGCATCTATCGGATGTAGAGCAATTCTTATGACGTTTATTTTGGAAAGTCTAAGTGTATAAAAATAAGCTTTAAAAGATAATTTAGATACAACCTCAACTATCCCTCTACTGCCAAAGCTTAAAACCGGTGATAAGATTCTTCTATCTTTTTGTAAGTCATAAATATACAATCGGTCTTCTGTAAATCTAAATCCATACTGTTTTAGTAGTTTAAAGTCTTCTTTTCTCATCAACCATGCAGGTGGTATAAAGCCTTTTGGGTGTATGTTAAGCTTATTTAAAATCTCTAAGCCTTTTTTAAGTCTGTCTTCCAAATCTTGGTAGTATAAAAACTCGCCTTCACAGTTTGTAAATAAACTTTTCAGCCCTTTAAAACAGCCGGATTTGTGGCTATAACCATGTAATACAAACTCTCCATTAACTTTAAAGTTTTCTAAGTCTTCTTTTATCTCTAACAGATTTTCTTTTTCATGATAGTATGGTATTAATAGATACGTGATCTTACTAACACCTAAGTCTTCTAAGATATCTTTAAGATAGTAAACTTTTTCAAGGTTTGATTTTGTAACGTCGTGTATAGAGATGTTTAACTTTTGTAGCATTCTTCTATTTTTGAATGTAAGTATTTTGAAAGCTCTTTTCTATCTTTAAAATTTTTTGGGTCTTCTGGCTTTAAAAACTTAACTTCTATAAACACGCTTTTTACATTCTTTAAAAAAGTGAAAAAATGGCTGAAAAATTCCATATCACCGTAGTAGTAAAGTAAATCTCTGTTTTTCTCATTTACAGGCCCATCATTAACTTTTGTATATTTTATACAGCATGGAGCTATAAGAGTATCAACCAAGAAAGCAAGTTCTAAAAATGTAGATTTAAAGGGTAAAACACATTCGCCATTGGATGTAGTTCCTTCCGGAAAGATAACAACGTTAAAACCATTATGCAATAAATCTTTAATCATCTCTATCTCTTCTTTTATACCGTTTTTATTTTTTCTGTCTATAAAAACACTTCCTCCATACTGTGCAAGCTTTCCAATCAAAAAAGAGTCTCTAACTTCCACAGTTGAAACAAAAACATTTTTATTGTTATACATCAAAGCTATAATGTCTAAGTAGGAAAGATGGTTTGAAATAATAAGATAGTTTTTATCCAATTTATGAATTGAAGCGTTGTCTATCAAGACATTTATTTTGTAAAGCCTGCAGGCTATATCTCTAAAAATTCCGGCATTTTTTAAAAACAATCTCCTTTTTTTGTGCTGGTTTTTTACAGTCAAATCTATCGATAAAGAAATCAGTAAAAATAAAATCAGTAAAACAATAAAAATGTTAAGCCTGTAAAAGAGTCTTAGATAGCTCATTCCTTCTTGTATTTCTTTTCAAATGTTTTAGTTAAATTTTCTGTGTCTAAGATTGTTACAAAGTCAACACATCTAAATTTTTTATCCAATGCTGGCTCACTACAAACCTTTGCACCCGCTTTTAAATATCCTTCAAGGAGTGGTGGAATGTAATTTGATGCTTTTTCGTAGTTTGGTTCTATGTATTCTAAAAATTCTGTGTACTTTTTTAAGCTCAAAATTTTGTAGTTAAACTTTGGGTAAGCTTCTAACTCTGGCAGGTAGTATTTTGATTTTAGATACATGTAAATAAATGCCACTTTTTCTATATCTGTTTCAAAAATACTTGAACATCCAAAGAGATACTTATATCCACCTGTGTAAACATACTGGCTGATACCTCTCCAAAGCAGTGACAATGCTATTCCATTTCTGTGATTGCTATCTATGCATGCCCTTCCCATTTCAAGTATTGGGTCTTTTATGCTTTTAATCTTATCAATAAAAAATTCAGATTCTGTGTAAAACTCCTTAGAGAAATTTGACCCAATCAAACGATATGTTCCAACCACTTCTTTTGAGTTTTTATCTATTAGCAATAGATGGTCTGCTATCATATCGAATTTATCAGTGTCTAATTTGACTAATTTTTTTGTCTTTTCAAAAAATACTTTATGCCTTAATTTTAAAGCTTTTATAAGCTCTGTATGAGATTCTGCTGTTTTAACAATGTATTTACCTGTTTCAAATTGTAATTTTATTTTAGGTCTAAAGTTTTTGAGCTTGTACTTGTAAATGTCTGTTGGATTTACAGGAATTTTAAAAGATTTAAAGTTTTTTAACTTTTCTACGCCTATCATAACAATCCTCCAAAATTGGATTTATGAGATTATAGAGGTTTATTTTTAAATTTTGATTAAGATTTGATTATGTTATTTTAAGAAAATTTATGAGTATATTAAGAAAGTTTAAACAATTTTGGCTAAGAATTTAGTGATTTTCATAGAATTTGAAAAGAAGATTCTTTGGATTAAGGTTTTGAGTATGACATGAAAAAATTAAATGATAAGCACTAAGTAAAGAGTGACTTTATTTCGCCACTTTGCAGTCAGAGAAGGAATCTCAGCCTTTTTATCTATCATATATTTACTGTATACCTTGGGTGAGAAATTACCTCCATAGCTTACTTTTTCTAAAAAATCTATAACAAATAGCAAATGCATATAGATAAGCAATGAAAGTTTTAATCTTTCTCCATCTACTTATAGAGACTGTTTCAAAAATCCAAATCGTCATTCTGAGCGAAGCTAAGAATCTCTTCCTTTCTTTTTAAAAGGATGACAGAGAAAGCGAAAGTATGTTAACGATTGCCTTATTTGTCATTCTGCAGCCGGCGAAGAATCTCATGATTTTAATGAATTTCTCACCCCCGATGTATATAAACATATTAGTTCAGGAAAAATTTTTAAAATAAAAATCTATGAGTTCCTTTCTTACCTACAGACATTCATGAATTATTCAAACATTCATTATCTTCTACCTATGATTTATACATATCTTACATCAGTTATGATAAAATCAGATTATGAAAAAATTTATAGTTGGAATAACCGGAGCAAGTGGGTTTATATACGGGAAAAGATTAGTAGAAGAACTTGCTAAGGAAAATTATGTTTATTTGGTAGTTTCTGAATCTGCTTTCATAGTCATGGAAAAGGAAGAGGGAATGACTAAATCAGATTTTATAAAGAAACTTCCAAAAAATGTTGAAATTTTTGATAATAAAAATATTGCGGCACCAATATCGAGCGGTTCTCAACTTGTAAAAACAGAAGGTGTTATAATAGCCCCATGTTCTATGGATACGTTGGCAGCAGTGGCAAATGGTATTAGTGTAAATCTTATTCAAAGGGTCTGTGATGTTGCTTTAAAAGAAAGAAAAAAGCTTTATTTACTTGTAAGAGAAATGCCATTTTCTTTAATTCACGTTGAAAATATGAAAAAAGTAATGTTAGCCGGTGGAGTTGTTGCTTCAGCATCTCCGGGATTTTATCATAAGCCAAAAACCTTGGATGACATGATTAACTTTGTGGTTGGTAAAATATTAGATAGTTTTGATGTAAAACACAATCTTTTTAAAAGGTGGACTGAATGAAGGTCTCTGAATGTTGTGATTTATTTTTATCTTACATGGCAGACAAATCACCAAATACTGTAAAAAATTACAGAGTAGATTTTAATCAATTTATTAAAATAGTTGGAGATAAAAATATAAATGAAATCACAAAAGCAGATATTGCTAAATTTAGAATGACTTTACAGATGCAAAATAAAAAATCTTCAACCATAGCAAGAAAACTTGCTTCTGTTAATTCATTATTTCAATATTTAATGGATTTAGAATTGGTTAGCTCTTCGCCTATAACCAAATCCCACAGACCAAAAGTTTCTCAAAAAATTCCGTCTGCTTTGTCAAACGAAGAAGTAAAAAAATTAATAGATGCTTTAGACAGTATCCAAGATAAGGCTATCGTAGTTTTATTTTTGACTACAGGTTTAAGGTCTTCTGAACTTTTAAGCATTAAAAAATCTAACATTGTCGTTGAAAGGAACGGTCAAACATTTTCTATTGATAGACTAATTGAAGGTGAAGTCAAAGAAGGTGATATTGCATACATAAGAGTGGTTGGTAAAGGAGATAAAGAGAGAGAAGTTCCTATAACCGGCAAAACTTTGGAAATTTTAGTCCAATATTTAAAAAGTATCAATGAATTTTTAGATGACAACGAATATATTTTCCCGATTTCTTACCATCTTCTTTGGAGAAAAATTAAAAATATAGGTAAAAAATTAGCTATTACATTACATCCACACAAACTAAGGCATACAGCTGCAACGATGGCATTATCATCCGGAGCAGAACTTAGAGTTATACAAGAACTTTTAGGTCATGCTTCACCTGTAACAACTGCAAGATATGCAAAAGTTGGTCAGAAGCAGCTTTTAAAAGCAACCAAAGCCTTATCAGAAAATATAGATTTGTGAGGTCTAAAAATGGAAAAATTCTTTTTAAAACTTTTAGCTGAAGAAAAAAATCCGTTAGATATCTCAGATTTAAAACAGTGCGACCCATACTCATCTTTTGGTGTATTTTGTAATACTAACTCAATCGTTGAAGGATTAATAGTCATTGTTGGTGTTATTCTTATGACTGCCGGAGCTTTATGGTTTGTTAAGAAAAATCAAGAACAAGTTCAAAGAGAAAAAGAAGGCTTTAAAGAAAATAATGAATGAAGTTTATTTAGGACTTGGAAGCAATGTAGGAGATAGGCTGCTAAATTTAAACAAAGCTATAGAATTATTATCTGAAAAAATTCAAATCTTAAAAAAATCTAAAATTTACGTATCGAAAGCTGTAGGCTATACAGACCAGCCTGATTTTTATAATATGGTTTTGTATGGAAGAACCAATTTAAGCCCGGAAGAATTATTTAATTTTATAAAAGATGTTGAGAAAAACGCAGGAAGAGTATACAGATTCCATTGGGGTCCAAGAGAAATTGATATAGATATACTTTTTTATAACAATTTAGTCTATAAAAGCGATAAGTTAAACATACCCCATCCAAGACTTCATGAAAGAGATTTTGTTTTATTACCATTGATAGAATTAAATCCAAAACTTTTTCATCCTGTTTTAAATAAGAGAGTTTCTGATTTAAAAGAGTTTATGGAAAATTCTGTAATTGGAGTTTTATAAAGAAGTGGCCAAGGGCGGAATCGAACCGCCGACACTGCGGTTTTCAGCCGCATGCTCTACCGACTGAGCTACCTGGCCAACTCAGAGATAAAAATTATATACCAATTTTAAATTTTTTGCAAGAGGGTGTATAGGTTATACCGGTTTGGGAAAATTCCGATTTTCTTGAATTCATAATATCACAAAAGTATTGTAAAGGTGATTTTTTGTTTAAACTATGATGAGGTCTTTCTGTGTTATACCATAACATATATTGCAGCATCTTTTTATTAAACTCATGAATATCTTCTAATTCGTAATCTTCGTAGTACATGATAAATTCATCCTGTAATGTCCTATTCATTCTCTCTACATATGCTTGTCCTTTTGGATATCTTGGATAGTTAAAATAATGTTTTATATCTTTTTTCTTTAATGCTTTGGTAAACTCACCTAAGAATTCACTTCCGTTATCTGTCTGTATTCCGCTGTTGCGTTAATTGTGATTCTTTGCCTGGCATACTCATGATTTAATTTCTTTTCATCTTTAAGCATTATTTATTATATTTCCTACGAAACTTACAGATATTGTAGGAATATTGTGCTGTTTACAAAGCTCATCAAGTAAAACTTTTATTTTTTCTTTTCCAAGCTTAGGATGTTTTTCCTGATTTCTAAAACTAACTGTTTTTGTTTTTCTGTTATTTTTTGTAATTTTTCTAATTTTACTCCTTTTTTTGATGCATAACGATTTTTAAGAGACCCAGAATTGATATTAACTTATACAATCAAAAATCTTCTCATCCTGTTGAATTTTTCATTTAAAATATCTATGATACAATATATAGCAAAAATCACATAGAAGGAAGTCTATGGAAAAAGAAAAACTGCCAATAGAAAAAGATGTAGATTTAGAATTTGAATATAAAGTTTATAGAATCTATGACTTCTTAAAAAAACATTTTAAATTTGTTTTAGCATTTCTCCTGCTATTAATTGTAATAAGTGGGGGTTTATATTACAAAAATCAGATAGACAAACAAAACAAAGAAAAAGCATCTTTATATATATCTAAAATTGCTGACTTATTGTCAGAAGACAAATTAGAAGATGCAAAAAAAGAGCTTGAAAGCTTTAAAAAGCAGTATAGAGATACAGAGTTTTATAAAGTAGCACTTGCTTACGAAATATTGATAAACAAAGAAGAAAATAAAGAAAATAAAGAACCTGCAGAAAAGTTAAAGAATGAACTTAAAACCGACCTATCTTCAGGCGTTAATGAATATCTTGCATACCTAAAAAATAAAGAAGGTAATTCTAAAGAAGCAAAAGAAATATTAAAATCCATAGATTCAAAAAAGTATAACTACATATCAGCACAAACTCTTTATGCTTTAATTTTAAAGAAAGAAGGTAATTTCCAAGAAGCTCAAAAAATCTTTGAAACTATAAAAAATGATCAAAATTATAGATACTTTTCTTTATTAGTAAGAGAAAATTTATAGGAGTTCTTCATGGAAAAATTGTATGAAGGAAAAGCAAAAATAGTATATCAAGCTGAAAATCCAAATCATGTTATCATCTACTTTAAAGATGAAGCAACAGCTTTTAACGCTCAAAAGAAAGATGTAATTGAAGGAAAAGGGATTTTAAATAATAAAATATCATCAATCTTTTTTACGCTTTTAAATCAAGCAGGAGTTAGGACACATTTTATAAAACAGATTTCAGACAGAGAGATGCTTGCATATAAAACAAAAATCATTCCAATAGAAGTGGTGGTCAGAAACTTAGCAACGGGAAGCATTGTTAAAAGGCTTGGAATTCCGGAAAAGACAGAATTTAATCCACCGTTGATAGAGTTTTACTATAAAAACGATGCACTTGGAGACCCAATCATATGCTATGAACATATTTTAGTTATGAAACTTGCAACAGAAGAAGATGTTAAAACTATCAAAGAAATGGCATTAAAAGTTAATCAAATATTAAGAGATTTTCTTATAAAGCATGACATTATTCTGGTTGATTTTAAGTTAGAGTTTGGAAAGTTAGACGATGAAACAATCGTTGTAGCAGATGAGATATCTCCGGACACATGCAGATTTTGGGATGCAAAAACCGGTGAAAGAATGGACAAAGATAGATTTAGACTTAATTTAGGGGATTTAGCTAAATATTATCAAGAAGTTTTAAGGAGGGTGGAAAAATGAAAAAAATCAGAAAAGCTGTAATACCGGTTGCAGGCTTTGGAACAAGATTTTTACCGGCTACAAAATCCACACCAAAAGAGATGATGCCACTGATAGATAAGCCAATTATTCATTACATTGTAGAAGAGGCTGTAAAATCTGGAATAGAAACTATAATTTTTGTTACGGGTAGACATAAAAGAGCAATAGAAGATTACTTTGATTACTATCCAGAGTTAGAACAGGTTTTAAGTAAAAGCGGAAAAGAAAAAGAAATCCAGATGCTTAGACAAATAAGTAATATGGCAGAATTTGTATACATCAGACAAAAACAACAGCTTGGACTTGGACATGCGGTACTGACTGCAGCAAATTTAGTTGGAGATGAACCATTTGCAGTTTTACTTGGAGATGAGATTATCAAAAATGATGAAAAGCCAGGAATTAAACAGCTTATAGATGTTTACTATCAGTTTGGAAAATCAGTAATAGGTACGATGGAAGTACCAAAAGAAGATGTAAGTAAGTATGGAATAGTAGCAGGAAAAGAAGTTATGAATGGAATAAAGCTTGTTGAATCATTGATTGAAAAACCTTCGATAGAAGAGGCACCATCAACTACCGCAATAATAGGAAGATATGTACTAACGCCAGACGTATTTGATGCATTAAGAGAAACACCGGTGGGAAGAGGTGGAGAAATTCAATTAACAGACGGGCTATCAAAGCTTAGAGAGAAAGAAGTAATCTATGCAAAAGATATAGAAGGAATAAGGCACGACACAGGTAATAAGCTTGGATATATAGAAGCAATCATAGACTTTGCACTTGACAGAAAAGATTTGAGAGATGAAGTCTTTAAAATGGTAAAAGAAAA
The sequence above is drawn from the Sulfurihydrogenibium sp. genome and encodes:
- a CDS encoding HEAT repeat domain-containing protein; amino-acid sequence: MIHWFCPYCWKEIQENDKICPYCKADVSFFTQLDYDDKLILALNNPITQNRMVAIEILGKRKTKKAVPKLCKMLFDKRDTYELIEIAKALQNIGTDEALECLKERKKIQDNIILERFLGQIIKI
- a CDS encoding polysaccharide deacetylase family protein, whose amino-acid sequence is MLQKLNISIHDVTKSNLEKVYYLKDILEDLGVSKITYLLIPYYHEKENLLEIKEDLENFKVNGEFVLHGYSHKSGCFKGLKSLFTNCEGEFLYYQDLEDRLKKGLEILNKLNIHPKGFIPPAWLMRKEDFKLLKQYGFRFTEDRLYIYDLQKDRRILSPVLSFGSRGIVEVVSKLSFKAYFYTLRLSKINVIRIALHPIDAIDEDKIKLIVKTLKGKDFEYIHLQDLR
- a CDS encoding lysophospholipid acyltransferase family protein, whose amino-acid sequence is MSYLRLFYRLNIFIVLLILFLLISLSIDLTVKNQHKKRRLFLKNAGIFRDIACRLYKINVLIDNASIHKLDKNYLIISNHLSYLDIIALMYNNKNVFVSTVEVRDSFLIGKLAQYGGSVFIDRKNKNGIKEEIEMIKDLLHNGFNVVIFPEGTTSNGECVLPFKSTFLELAFLVDTLIAPCCIKYTKVNDGPVNEKNRDLLYYYGDMEFFSHFFTFLKNVKSVFIEVKFLKPEDPKNFKDRKELSKYLHSKIEECYKS
- a CDS encoding GNAT family N-acyltransferase, with amino-acid sequence MIGVEKLKNFKSFKIPVNPTDIYKYKLKNFRPKIKLQFETGKYIVKTAESHTELIKALKLRHKVFFEKTKKLVKLDTDKFDMIADHLLLIDKNSKEVVGTYRLIGSNFSKEFYTESEFFIDKIKSIKDPILEMGRACIDSNHRNGIALSLLWRGISQYVYTGGYKYLFGCSSIFETDIEKVAFIYMYLKSKYYLPELEAYPKFNYKILSLKKYTEFLEYIEPNYEKASNYIPPLLEGYLKAGAKVCSEPALDKKFRCVDFVTILDTENLTKTFEKKYKKE
- a CDS encoding UbiX family flavin prenyltransferase — encoded protein: MKKFIVGITGASGFIYGKRLVEELAKENYVYLVVSESAFIVMEKEEGMTKSDFIKKLPKNVEIFDNKNIAAPISSGSQLVKTEGVIIAPCSMDTLAAVANGISVNLIQRVCDVALKERKKLYLLVREMPFSLIHVENMKKVMLAGGVVASASPGFYHKPKTLDDMINFVVGKILDSFDVKHNLFKRWTE
- a CDS encoding tyrosine-type recombinase/integrase encodes the protein MKVSECCDLFLSYMADKSPNTVKNYRVDFNQFIKIVGDKNINEITKADIAKFRMTLQMQNKKSSTIARKLASVNSLFQYLMDLELVSSSPITKSHRPKVSQKIPSALSNEEVKKLIDALDSIQDKAIVVLFLTTGLRSSELLSIKKSNIVVERNGQTFSIDRLIEGEVKEGDIAYIRVVGKGDKEREVPITGKTLEILVQYLKSINEFLDDNEYIFPISYHLLWRKIKNIGKKLAITLHPHKLRHTAATMALSSGAELRVIQELLGHASPVTTARYAKVGQKQLLKATKALSENIDL
- the folK gene encoding 2-amino-4-hydroxy-6-hydroxymethyldihydropteridine diphosphokinase; this encodes MNEVYLGLGSNVGDRLLNLNKAIELLSEKIQILKKSKIYVSKAVGYTDQPDFYNMVLYGRTNLSPEELFNFIKDVEKNAGRVYRFHWGPREIDIDILFYNNLVYKSDKLNIPHPRLHERDFVLLPLIELNPKLFHPVLNKRVSDLKEFMENSVIGVL
- a CDS encoding integrase core domain-containing protein, producing the protein MNRTLQDEFIMYYEDYELEDIHEFNKKMLQYMLWYNTERPHHSLNKKSPLQYFCDIMNSRKSEFSQTGITYTPSCKKFKIGI
- a CDS encoding tetratricopeptide repeat protein; this encodes MEKEKLPIEKDVDLEFEYKVYRIYDFLKKHFKFVLAFLLLLIVISGGLYYKNQIDKQNKEKASLYISKIADLLSEDKLEDAKKELESFKKQYRDTEFYKVALAYEILINKEENKENKEPAEKLKNELKTDLSSGVNEYLAYLKNKEGNSKEAKEILKSIDSKKYNYISAQTLYALILKKEGNFQEAQKIFETIKNDQNYRYFSLLVRENL
- the purC gene encoding phosphoribosylaminoimidazolesuccinocarboxamide synthase, yielding MEKLYEGKAKIVYQAENPNHVIIYFKDEATAFNAQKKDVIEGKGILNNKISSIFFTLLNQAGVRTHFIKQISDREMLAYKTKIIPIEVVVRNLATGSIVKRLGIPEKTEFNPPLIEFYYKNDALGDPIICYEHILVMKLATEEDVKTIKEMALKVNQILRDFLIKHDIILVDFKLEFGKLDDETIVVADEISPDTCRFWDAKTGERMDKDRFRLNLGDLAKYYQEVLRRVEK
- the galU gene encoding UTP--glucose-1-phosphate uridylyltransferase GalU, with amino-acid sequence MKKIRKAVIPVAGFGTRFLPATKSTPKEMMPLIDKPIIHYIVEEAVKSGIETIIFVTGRHKRAIEDYFDYYPELEQVLSKSGKEKEIQMLRQISNMAEFVYIRQKQQLGLGHAVLTAANLVGDEPFAVLLGDEIIKNDEKPGIKQLIDVYYQFGKSVIGTMEVPKEDVSKYGIVAGKEVMNGIKLVESLIEKPSIEEAPSTTAIIGRYVLTPDVFDALRETPVGRGGEIQLTDGLSKLREKEVIYAKDIEGIRHDTGNKLGYIEAIIDFALDRKDLRDEVFKMVKEKCKEMEKDSVEQN